Proteins encoded in a region of the Myxococcus guangdongensis genome:
- the rplS gene encoding 50S ribosomal protein L19 codes for MRNAAIQHVEAKYLRQDVTSFRPGDSVRVFWKVKEGEKERVQAFEGTVIRKTSGSHRAMFTVRKMSFGVGVERIFPLHSPRYEKIEVLSRGRVNRSRLFYLRNLKGKAARVDVQEEADATQGKAAKAAKA; via the coding sequence ATGCGTAACGCCGCCATTCAGCACGTCGAGGCCAAGTACCTGCGCCAGGACGTCACCTCGTTCCGTCCTGGTGACTCCGTGCGCGTCTTCTGGAAGGTGAAGGAGGGCGAGAAGGAGCGCGTTCAGGCGTTCGAGGGCACCGTCATCCGGAAGACCTCGGGCAGCCACCGCGCCATGTTCACCGTGCGCAAGATGTCCTTCGGCGTCGGCGTCGAGCGCATCTTCCCGCTGCACAGCCCCCGCTACGAGAAGATCGAGGTCCTCTCGCGCGGCCGCGTGAACCGCAGCCGTCTGTTCTACCTCCGCAACCTCAAGGGCAAGGCCGCCCGCGTGGACGTGCAGGAGGAGGCGGACGCGACCCAGGGTAAGGCTGCCAAGGCCGCCAAGGCCTGA
- the ndk gene encoding nucleoside-diphosphate kinase, whose product MAIERTLSIIKPDGLQKGVIGKIISRFEEKGLKPVAIRLQQLSQKEAEGFYAVHKARPFFKDLVQFMISGPVVLMVLEGENAVLGNRDIMGATNPAQAAEGTIRKDFATSIDQNTVHGSDSLENAKNEIAYFFRETEIQPYEYTAKK is encoded by the coding sequence ATGGCCATCGAGCGTACGCTGTCCATCATCAAGCCGGACGGTCTGCAGAAGGGCGTCATCGGGAAGATCATCAGCCGCTTCGAGGAGAAGGGTCTGAAGCCGGTCGCCATCCGGCTCCAGCAGCTCTCCCAGAAGGAGGCCGAGGGCTTCTACGCGGTCCACAAGGCCCGGCCCTTCTTCAAGGACCTGGTGCAGTTCATGATCTCCGGCCCCGTCGTCCTGATGGTGCTCGAGGGCGAGAACGCCGTCCTGGGCAACCGCGACATCATGGGCGCCACCAACCCGGCGCAGGCGGCCGAGGGCACCATCCGCAAGGACTTCGCCACCAGCATCGACCAGAACACGGTCCACGGCTCCGACAGCCTGGAGAACGCGAAGAACGAGATCGCGTACTTCTTCCGGGAGACGGAGATCCAGCCGTACGAGTACACCGCCAAGAAGTAG
- the rimM gene encoding ribosome maturation factor RimM (Essential for efficient processing of 16S rRNA): MTQKPLLELGFISRAHGLRGELAVRPFDPGSQTLSTVDRVRIRTRAGVEKDLVLESLRPTPKEDIVAFEGVESRTEAEGLVGSTVFVFREDLEQPEEGEFFQGDLLGLSAVDEAGTPLGKVEEIWATGEVPNLVIRAAGRQELVVPFADEFVPTVDIAGQRIVIRPPEYVEVGRRDADKDAPDGSES, translated from the coding sequence GTGACGCAGAAGCCCCTGCTGGAGCTGGGCTTCATCTCTCGCGCGCACGGGCTGCGGGGCGAGCTGGCGGTGCGCCCGTTTGATCCGGGTTCGCAGACGCTCTCCACCGTGGACCGGGTCCGCATCCGCACCCGTGCGGGCGTGGAGAAGGACCTGGTGTTGGAGTCCCTGCGCCCCACGCCGAAGGAGGACATCGTCGCCTTCGAGGGCGTGGAGTCCCGCACGGAGGCCGAGGGGCTGGTGGGCTCCACGGTGTTCGTGTTCCGCGAGGACCTGGAGCAGCCCGAGGAGGGCGAGTTCTTCCAGGGCGACCTGCTGGGCCTGTCCGCCGTGGACGAGGCGGGGACGCCGCTGGGCAAGGTGGAGGAGATCTGGGCCACCGGTGAAGTGCCCAACCTCGTGATCCGCGCCGCGGGCCGGCAGGAGCTGGTGGTGCCGTTCGCGGACGAGTTCGTCCCGACGGTGGACATCGCGGGCCAGCGCATCGTGATCCGTCCTCCGGAGTACGTGGAGGTCGGCCGGCGCGACGCCGACAAGGATGCCCCGGACGGGTCCGAGTCGTGA
- the mdh gene encoding malate dehydrogenase, with product MAQNRKKKIGLIGGGQIGGNLALLAVQKSLGDVFLYDIPAAEGLVKGKALDINQLAAVDGYDCRVTGTTDWKDVAGSDVIIITAGMPRKPGMSREDLLEINLKIMTDVAGNIKQHAPGAFVINVANPLDAMVFALHKIAGLPDNMVVGMAGVLDTSRFKCFVAEALGCSIRDVEALVLGGHGDDMVPLVRHSTVGGVPLTELIAKDKLDAIVKRTREGGAELVGLYKTGSAYFGPAASSIAMAESFIFDRKRILPGAALLKGQYGISDYFFGTPVQIGAGGIEKVITVDLNAAEKAELEKSFQSVKKTVDSVKL from the coding sequence ATGGCTCAGAATCGCAAGAAGAAGATTGGCCTCATCGGTGGCGGGCAGATCGGCGGCAACCTCGCCCTGCTGGCGGTGCAGAAGTCGCTCGGTGACGTGTTCCTGTACGACATCCCGGCGGCCGAAGGCCTGGTCAAGGGCAAGGCGCTGGACATCAACCAGCTGGCGGCGGTGGACGGCTACGACTGCCGCGTCACCGGCACCACGGACTGGAAGGATGTCGCTGGCTCGGACGTGATCATCATCACGGCCGGCATGCCCCGCAAGCCGGGCATGAGCCGCGAGGATCTGCTCGAGATCAACCTCAAGATCATGACGGACGTGGCGGGCAACATCAAGCAGCACGCCCCGGGCGCCTTCGTCATCAACGTGGCGAACCCGCTGGACGCGATGGTGTTCGCGCTCCACAAGATCGCCGGCCTGCCGGACAACATGGTCGTGGGCATGGCGGGCGTGCTGGACACCAGCCGCTTCAAGTGCTTCGTGGCCGAGGCGCTCGGCTGCTCCATCCGTGACGTGGAGGCGCTGGTGCTCGGCGGCCACGGCGACGACATGGTGCCCCTGGTGCGTCACAGCACCGTGGGCGGCGTGCCCCTCACGGAGCTCATCGCGAAGGACAAGCTGGACGCCATCGTCAAGCGCACCCGCGAGGGCGGCGCGGAGCTGGTCGGCCTGTACAAGACGGGCAGCGCCTACTTCGGGCCCGCGGCCTCCTCCATCGCCATGGCGGAGAGCTTCATCTTCGACCGCAAGCGCATCCTGCCGGGCGCGGCGCTGCTGAAGGGCCAGTACGGCATCAGCGACTACTTCTTCGGGACCCCCGTGCAGATCGGCGCGGGCGGCATCGAGAAGGTCATCACCGTCGACCTGAACGCCGCCGAGAAGGCCGAGCTGGAGAAGTCCTTCCAGTCGGTCAAGAAGACGGTCGACTCCGTCAAGCTGTAG
- the trmD gene encoding tRNA (guanosine(37)-N1)-methyltransferase TrmD, with protein sequence MSPPYPVELLTLFPGMVSGYLGASILGKAQEKGLLSATVTDIREYAEGKHRVTDDAPYGGGAGMVMKPEPLVAAISAARARLPGAKVLLMSPRGTTFTQVTARELVAHTAGLILVCGRYEGVDERVMSHLDGELSLGDFVLTGGEIAAMAVVDAVARLVPGVLGNVASSVSESFEEGTLEHPQYTRPPVFQGVEVPAALQSGDHARIARWRRWKSLVLTRERRPDLFARITLSKADEKLLARREEEL encoded by the coding sequence GTGAGCCCGCCGTATCCGGTGGAGCTGCTCACGCTGTTCCCGGGGATGGTGTCCGGCTACCTGGGCGCGAGCATCCTCGGCAAGGCCCAGGAGAAGGGCCTCCTGTCCGCCACCGTGACGGACATCCGCGAGTACGCCGAGGGCAAGCACCGTGTCACCGACGACGCGCCCTACGGCGGCGGTGCGGGCATGGTGATGAAGCCAGAGCCGCTGGTCGCCGCGATCAGCGCCGCGCGGGCCCGGCTGCCCGGCGCGAAGGTGCTCCTGATGAGCCCTCGCGGGACGACCTTCACCCAGGTCACCGCGCGCGAGCTGGTGGCGCACACCGCCGGGCTGATCCTGGTCTGCGGCCGCTACGAGGGCGTGGACGAGCGGGTGATGAGCCACCTGGACGGCGAGCTGTCGCTGGGGGACTTCGTGCTCACCGGCGGGGAGATCGCCGCGATGGCGGTGGTGGACGCGGTGGCGCGCCTGGTGCCTGGGGTGCTGGGCAACGTGGCGTCCTCGGTGTCGGAGAGCTTCGAGGAGGGGACGCTGGAGCATCCTCAGTACACCCGTCCGCCCGTGTTCCAGGGCGTCGAGGTGCCGGCGGCCCTCCAGTCCGGAGACCACGCTCGCATCGCCCGGTGGCGCCGGTGGAAGTCGCTGGTGCTCACGCGCGAGCGACGGCCGGACCTGTTCGCTCGCATCACCCTGTCCAAGGCCGACGAGAAACTGCTGGCCCGACGGGAGGAAGAGCTGTAA
- the rpsP gene encoding 30S ribosomal protein S16, translated as MAVVLRLARAGAKHKPYYHVVATDSRNPRDGKFIEAVGAYDPTVSPPKVEFNEERLNYWLKTGATPSETVADLIKVNAKAVKPTPAA; from the coding sequence ATGGCCGTCGTCCTCCGTCTTGCCCGCGCGGGCGCCAAGCACAAGCCCTACTACCACGTGGTCGCCACCGACTCCCGCAACCCCCGGGATGGCAAGTTCATCGAGGCCGTCGGCGCGTACGACCCGACCGTGAGCCCCCCGAAGGTGGAGTTCAACGAGGAGCGGCTGAACTACTGGCTGAAGACGGGCGCGACGCCCTCCGAGACGGTCGCGGACCTCATCAAGGTCAACGCGAAGGCCGTCAAGCCCACCCCCGCGGCTTGA
- the sdhB gene encoding succinate dehydrogenase iron-sulfur subunit — protein MDTAQAGAVSSQTISFRIWRQDDPNQPGHYEEFKVPYRKGANVISCLMEIQRNPVTVEGKKVPPVIWDAACLEEVCGSCAMNINGRVRMACSALIDKLEQPITLEPMSKFPVVRDLAVDRSRMFDALKKVKGWIPTDGTHNLGPGPRQSPGDQSTMYVLSTCITCGSCLEACPQVTMGNDFVGAAAISQARLFNMNPTGKLNSEERVRSLMGPGGVQDCGKAQNCVKVCPKEIPLTTSIALMNRQVTKLVIKDLFSQEEEKKGHSGPG, from the coding sequence ATGGACACCGCACAGGCAGGCGCCGTCAGCAGCCAAACCATCTCCTTCCGCATCTGGCGGCAGGATGATCCGAACCAGCCGGGCCACTACGAGGAGTTCAAGGTCCCCTATCGCAAGGGCGCCAACGTCATCTCGTGCCTGATGGAGATCCAGCGCAACCCCGTCACCGTGGAGGGCAAGAAGGTGCCGCCGGTGATCTGGGACGCCGCGTGCCTCGAGGAGGTCTGTGGCAGCTGCGCGATGAACATCAACGGCCGCGTGCGCATGGCCTGCTCGGCGCTCATCGACAAGCTGGAGCAGCCGATCACGCTGGAGCCCATGAGCAAGTTCCCCGTGGTCCGGGACCTGGCCGTGGACCGCAGCCGCATGTTCGACGCCCTCAAGAAGGTGAAGGGCTGGATCCCCACGGACGGCACGCACAACCTGGGCCCCGGTCCGCGTCAGTCGCCGGGCGACCAGTCCACCATGTACGTGCTGTCCACGTGCATCACGTGCGGCAGCTGCCTGGAGGCGTGCCCGCAGGTGACCATGGGCAACGACTTCGTGGGCGCCGCGGCCATCAGCCAGGCCCGCCTGTTCAACATGAACCCCACGGGCAAGCTCAACTCCGAGGAGCGCGTGCGCTCGCTCATGGGCCCCGGCGGCGTGCAGGACTGCGGCAAGGCGCAGAACTGCGTGAAGGTCTGCCCGAAGGAGATTCCGCTCACCACCTCCATCGCGCTGATGAACCGTCAGGTGACCAAGCTGGTCATCAAGGACCTCTTCTCGCAGGAGGAGGAGAAGAAGGGCCACAGCGGTCCAGGGTGA
- a CDS encoding KH domain-containing protein, which yields MEQLLTYLARALVDQPDQVGLRISEADGARLYELKVAPEDVGKVIGRDGRTVNALRTLLNAAAQKSGQKVRLEILDDRRNAAGAPPATAPDASR from the coding sequence GTGGAGCAACTCCTCACGTATCTGGCGCGGGCCCTGGTCGATCAACCTGACCAGGTGGGCCTGCGCATCTCCGAGGCGGACGGCGCGCGGCTCTATGAGCTGAAGGTCGCCCCCGAGGATGTCGGCAAGGTCATCGGCCGTGACGGGCGCACCGTGAACGCCCTCCGGACGCTGCTCAACGCCGCGGCCCAGAAGTCTGGCCAGAAGGTCCGACTGGAGATCCTGGACGACCGCCGCAACGCCGCTGGCGCCCCGCCCGCCACCGCACCGGACGCGTCGCGGTGA
- the rlmN gene encoding 23S rRNA (adenine(2503)-C(2))-methyltransferase RlmN has protein sequence MTETSATATLPVTEPLPAPAPAKLVDVASLSMEGLTRFVTEQLGERAFRAPQMYRWLHQRGATSFDEMTDLSKAFREKLKAAAEIIPLVKDLEQRSIDGTIKYRWKTRDGRYIESVYMPSEDRRTLCVSTQVGCAMACGFCMTGTMGLKRNLTPSEIVAQVHAVNREVRKNEGHETLRPLSNLVFMGMGEPLHNFENLKTALAILQSGDGPNFSHRHITVSTVGLVPMIERFGKETDVKLAISLNASTDEQRSKTMPVNRKWNIAALLDACRKFPLRQGRRITFEYVLIQGFNDSDEDAHRLIQLLKGIPAKVNLIPYNENPGLGFQTTAEERAEQFRAILSDGHVAAYIRKNRGRDIAGACGQLANRGEATPAESTT, from the coding sequence ATGACCGAGACCTCCGCCACCGCCACTCTTCCCGTCACGGAGCCCCTGCCGGCGCCCGCTCCCGCGAAGCTCGTGGACGTGGCCAGCCTGTCCATGGAGGGGCTCACCCGCTTCGTCACCGAGCAGCTGGGCGAGCGCGCGTTCCGTGCCCCGCAGATGTACCGCTGGCTGCACCAGCGCGGCGCCACCTCGTTCGACGAGATGACGGACCTGTCCAAGGCCTTCCGCGAGAAGCTCAAGGCCGCCGCGGAGATCATCCCGCTGGTGAAGGACTTGGAGCAGCGCAGCATCGACGGCACCATCAAGTACCGGTGGAAGACGCGCGACGGGCGCTACATCGAGTCCGTCTACATGCCCTCCGAGGACCGCCGCACGCTGTGCGTGTCCACCCAGGTGGGCTGCGCCATGGCCTGCGGCTTCTGCATGACGGGCACCATGGGGCTCAAGCGCAACCTGACGCCCAGCGAGATCGTGGCGCAGGTGCACGCGGTGAACCGCGAGGTCCGTAAGAACGAGGGCCACGAGACGCTGCGCCCCTTGAGCAACCTCGTGTTCATGGGCATGGGCGAGCCCCTGCACAACTTCGAGAACCTCAAGACGGCGCTCGCCATCCTCCAGTCCGGGGACGGGCCCAACTTCAGCCACCGGCACATCACCGTCTCCACCGTCGGCCTCGTTCCCATGATCGAGCGCTTCGGCAAGGAGACGGACGTGAAGCTGGCGATTTCGCTCAACGCCAGCACGGATGAGCAGCGCAGCAAGACGATGCCCGTCAACCGCAAGTGGAACATCGCCGCGTTGTTGGACGCGTGCCGCAAGTTCCCGCTGCGCCAGGGCCGCCGCATCACCTTCGAGTACGTGCTCATCCAGGGCTTCAACGACAGCGATGAGGACGCGCACCGGCTCATCCAGCTGCTCAAGGGAATTCCGGCGAAGGTCAACCTGATTCCCTACAACGAGAACCCCGGCCTGGGGTTCCAGACGACCGCGGAAGAGCGGGCGGAGCAGTTCCGGGCCATCCTGTCGGACGGCCACGTGGCCGCCTACATCCGGAAGAATCGGGGCCGGGACATCGCGGGGGCTTGCGGGCAGCTCGCGAATCGTGGTGAGGCCACTCCGGCCGAAAGCACGACATAA
- the sucD gene encoding succinate--CoA ligase subunit alpha, translated as MSILVNENTKVLCQGITGSAGSFHSKQMLEYGTKLVAGVTPGKGGTQFEGKVPVYDTVADAVKQTGANTSVIFVPPPFAADSIMEAADAGVSLIITITEGIPVLDMVRAKRYLQGKPGVRLIGPNCPGVITPGAKCKIGIMPGHIHKAGRIGVVSRSGTLTYEAVHQLTQLGLGQSTAVGIGGDPVNGTDFVDVLKLFQADPDTDAVIMIGEIGGSAEEAGAEYVAREFTKPIAGFIAGQSAPPGKRMGHAGAIISGGKGTATEKIKAMEAAGILMAASPAELGTTLQEAVKRGPPKR; from the coding sequence ATGAGCATCCTCGTCAACGAAAACACGAAGGTCCTCTGCCAGGGCATCACCGGCTCGGCGGGCTCGTTCCACTCGAAGCAGATGCTGGAGTACGGCACGAAGCTCGTGGCCGGCGTGACGCCGGGCAAGGGCGGTACCCAGTTCGAGGGCAAGGTTCCCGTGTATGACACGGTCGCCGACGCCGTGAAGCAGACGGGCGCGAACACGTCCGTCATCTTCGTCCCGCCCCCGTTCGCCGCGGACTCCATCATGGAGGCCGCCGACGCGGGCGTGTCCCTCATCATCACGATCACCGAGGGCATCCCCGTCCTCGACATGGTGCGCGCCAAGCGCTACCTGCAGGGCAAGCCGGGCGTGCGCCTCATCGGCCCGAACTGTCCTGGCGTGATCACGCCCGGCGCCAAGTGCAAGATCGGCATCATGCCGGGCCACATCCACAAGGCGGGCCGCATCGGCGTGGTGTCGCGCTCGGGCACGCTGACGTACGAGGCCGTGCACCAGCTCACCCAGCTGGGCCTGGGCCAGTCGACGGCCGTGGGCATCGGCGGAGACCCGGTCAACGGCACCGACTTCGTGGACGTGCTGAAGCTGTTCCAGGCGGATCCGGACACGGACGCCGTCATCATGATTGGTGAGATCGGCGGCAGCGCCGAGGAGGCGGGCGCGGAGTACGTGGCCCGCGAGTTCACCAAGCCCATCGCCGGCTTCATCGCCGGCCAGTCGGCGCCTCCGGGCAAGCGCATGGGCCACGCCGGCGCCATCATCTCCGGCGGCAAGGGCACGGCGACGGAGAAGATCAAGGCGATGGAGGCCGCGGGCATCCTGATGGCCGCCAGCCCCGCCGAGCTGGGCACCACCCTCCAGGAGGCCGTCAAGCGCGGCCCCCCGAAGCGCTAA
- the sucC gene encoding ADP-forming succinate--CoA ligase subunit beta — MKIHEYQGKEIFRKYGVPTPKGILALSPNDAEAAAKTLGTPVVVVKAQIHAGGRGKGGGVKLAKSPAEAKELAKQMLGMKLKTIQTGPEGQTVHKVYVEQGLDIGQELYLGVTLDRATSRVTFMASREGGVEIEEVAEKHPEKILRETVDPAVGFLDFQGRKMAFGLGLTGPTVTKFVQFCSALYKMFVETDASLVEINPLVILKDGGVVALDAKVTFDENALYRHKDLLEYRDLAEEEARETQAKEWDLAYIALDGNIGCMVNGAGLAMATMDTIKLVGGEPANFLDVGGGATKEKVTAAFKLILADPAVKAVLVNIFGGIMKCDVIAEGIIAAAKEVQLKVPLVVRLEGTNVELGKQLLSNSGLAITPADNLRQAAEKAVSALK, encoded by the coding sequence ATGAAGATCCACGAGTACCAGGGCAAGGAAATCTTCCGGAAGTACGGCGTGCCCACGCCGAAGGGAATCCTCGCGCTCTCGCCCAACGACGCGGAGGCCGCGGCGAAGACGCTCGGCACGCCCGTCGTGGTGGTGAAGGCCCAGATCCACGCCGGTGGTCGTGGCAAGGGCGGCGGCGTGAAGCTCGCCAAGAGCCCCGCCGAGGCGAAGGAGCTGGCCAAGCAGATGCTTGGCATGAAGCTCAAGACCATCCAGACCGGCCCCGAGGGCCAGACGGTCCACAAGGTCTATGTCGAGCAGGGTCTCGACATCGGCCAGGAGCTGTACCTGGGCGTGACGCTCGACCGCGCCACCAGCCGCGTCACCTTCATGGCGTCCCGCGAGGGCGGCGTGGAGATCGAGGAAGTGGCGGAGAAGCACCCCGAGAAGATCCTCCGCGAGACGGTGGACCCGGCGGTGGGCTTCCTGGACTTCCAGGGCCGCAAGATGGCCTTCGGCCTGGGCCTGACGGGCCCGACGGTGACGAAGTTCGTCCAGTTCTGCTCCGCGCTCTACAAGATGTTCGTGGAGACGGACGCGTCGCTGGTGGAGATCAACCCGCTGGTCATCCTGAAGGATGGCGGCGTGGTGGCGCTCGACGCGAAGGTGACCTTCGACGAGAACGCGCTCTATCGGCACAAGGACCTGCTGGAGTACCGCGACCTCGCCGAGGAAGAGGCGCGCGAGACGCAGGCCAAGGAGTGGGACCTGGCGTACATCGCGCTCGATGGCAACATCGGCTGCATGGTGAACGGCGCCGGTCTGGCCATGGCCACCATGGACACCATCAAGCTGGTGGGCGGTGAGCCGGCCAACTTCCTGGACGTGGGCGGCGGCGCGACGAAGGAGAAGGTGACGGCGGCCTTCAAGCTCATCCTGGCCGACCCCGCGGTGAAGGCGGTGCTGGTCAACATCTTCGGCGGCATCATGAAGTGCGACGTCATCGCCGAGGGCATCATCGCCGCGGCGAAGGAGGTCCAGCTGAAGGTCCCGCTCGTGGTGCGCCTGGAAGGCACCAACGTGGAGCTGGGCAAGCAGCTGCTCAGCAACTCCGGCCTCGCCATCACCCCGGCGGACAACCTGCGTCAGGCGGCCGAGAAGGCCGTCTCCGCGCTGAAGTAG
- the sdhA gene encoding succinate dehydrogenase flavoprotein subunit, whose protein sequence is MAAAARFTVVGGGLAGLMTTIKLAEAGHQVDVLSLVPVKRSHSVCAQGGINGAVNTKGEGDHPEIHVKDTLRGGDFLAEQISVKGMCYAAPGIIYLLDRMGVTFNRTPEGLLDFRRFGGTLHHRTAFAGATTGQQLLYALDEQVRRYEAEGKVTKYEYWEWLGTVKDEGGRCIGSVAVDLRTMEIRTFPAEAVCLATGGPGIVFGRSTNSVINTGTAAGRAYMEGAIYANGEFIQVHPTSIPGEDKLRLMSESVRGEGGRVWVPRKKGDTRGPRDIPESERWYFLEEKYPKYKNLVPRDVATREIFMVCRDLGLGIGGRDGVYLDVTHIPAKTLDAKIKGVMEIYEKFVGDDPRVTPMVIFPGMHYSMGGLYVQFEADSKTLTPLEGSPKNQSTNIPGLYAAGEADYAFHGGNRLGANSLLSCIYSGMIGGPAMASFAKSQTTSAAAMPEKFFQDAKRYWEDRFTTIKKMSGPENPYGLAQELGDVMTENCTVVRYNDRLKKTVEKVRELKGRWKNVNVLDTGNSSNRSMSFVNQLWNMLELGEVIATSALLRDESRGAHYKPDFSLPEPKTKDPNDDPSWMALWQARHDKWAKTTIAKYAEQGPNISYEDVPTPVLKPEPRWYA, encoded by the coding sequence ATGGCAGCAGCAGCGCGGTTCACAGTGGTGGGCGGCGGTCTCGCCGGGCTGATGACGACGATCAAGCTCGCGGAGGCGGGCCACCAGGTGGATGTGCTCTCGCTCGTCCCGGTGAAGCGCTCTCACTCGGTCTGCGCGCAGGGAGGCATCAACGGCGCGGTGAACACCAAGGGAGAGGGTGACCACCCGGAGATCCACGTCAAGGACACGCTGCGCGGCGGCGACTTCCTGGCCGAGCAGATCTCCGTGAAGGGCATGTGCTACGCGGCCCCCGGCATCATCTACCTGCTGGACCGCATGGGCGTGACGTTCAACCGCACGCCGGAGGGCCTGCTGGACTTCCGCCGCTTCGGCGGCACGCTGCACCACCGCACGGCCTTCGCCGGCGCGACGACGGGCCAGCAGCTGCTCTACGCGTTGGACGAGCAGGTCCGCCGCTACGAGGCCGAGGGCAAGGTCACCAAGTACGAGTACTGGGAGTGGCTCGGCACCGTGAAGGACGAGGGCGGCCGCTGCATCGGCAGCGTGGCCGTGGACCTCAGGACCATGGAGATCCGCACCTTCCCGGCGGAGGCCGTGTGCCTCGCCACGGGTGGTCCGGGCATCGTCTTCGGCCGCTCCACCAACTCCGTCATCAACACCGGCACCGCCGCGGGTCGCGCCTACATGGAGGGCGCCATCTACGCCAACGGCGAGTTCATCCAGGTGCACCCGACGTCGATTCCGGGCGAGGACAAGCTGCGCCTGATGAGCGAGTCGGTGCGCGGCGAGGGTGGCCGCGTCTGGGTGCCTCGCAAGAAGGGTGACACGCGCGGCCCCCGGGACATCCCGGAGAGCGAGCGCTGGTACTTCCTCGAGGAGAAGTATCCCAAGTACAAGAACCTGGTCCCCCGCGATGTCGCCACGCGCGAGATCTTCATGGTCTGCCGCGACCTGGGCCTGGGCATCGGCGGGCGCGACGGCGTGTACCTGGACGTCACGCACATCCCGGCCAAGACGCTCGACGCCAAGATCAAGGGCGTGATGGAGATCTACGAGAAGTTCGTCGGAGATGATCCGCGCGTCACGCCGATGGTCATCTTCCCGGGCATGCACTACTCGATGGGCGGCCTGTACGTGCAGTTCGAGGCCGACTCGAAGACGCTCACGCCGCTCGAGGGCAGCCCCAAGAACCAGTCCACCAACATCCCGGGCCTGTACGCCGCGGGCGAGGCGGACTACGCGTTCCACGGCGGCAACCGCCTGGGCGCCAACTCGCTGCTCTCCTGCATCTACTCGGGGATGATCGGCGGCCCGGCCATGGCGTCCTTCGCCAAGAGCCAGACGACGAGCGCGGCGGCGATGCCGGAGAAGTTCTTCCAGGACGCCAAGCGCTACTGGGAGGACCGGTTCACGACCATCAAGAAGATGTCGGGCCCGGAGAACCCGTACGGCCTGGCGCAGGAGCTGGGCGACGTGATGACGGAGAACTGCACCGTCGTCCGCTACAACGATCGCCTGAAGAAGACGGTGGAGAAGGTCCGCGAGCTCAAGGGCCGCTGGAAGAACGTCAACGTGCTGGACACGGGCAACTCGTCCAACCGCTCGATGTCGTTCGTCAACCAGCTCTGGAACATGCTGGAGCTGGGCGAGGTCATCGCCACGAGCGCGCTGCTCCGTGACGAGAGCCGCGGCGCGCACTACAAGCCGGACTTCTCGCTGCCCGAGCCGAAGACGAAGGACCCGAACGACGATCCGTCCTGGATGGCGCTGTGGCAGGCGCGCCACGACAAGTGGGCGAAGACGACCATCGCGAAGTACGCGGAGCAGGGGCCGAACATCTCCTACGAGGATGTGCCGACGCCCGTGCTCAAGCCCGAGCCGCGCTGGTACGCGTAA